The Rhipicephalus microplus isolate Deutch F79 chromosome 4, USDA_Rmic, whole genome shotgun sequence sequence CAGAATACAATAATATGTAAAAGTAGTAGCATAGAGCGGCAGACAGAAGCCGCTGCGTGGATTCTCTTAATTTCCGGGTGTGGACTTCCAGGTGACAAGCCTAACTTTCGGCAGACGAAAACGTGgtggtttttttgtttgtttgcttttcacCAATAACAAGGGTTGGTTTAGAATCCCTTGAAACAGTGTTAGCTTTGGTCACATGCAAGAGACGAGCTCCACGAGAAAAGGAAGTAAACGAGACAAACCTCCTTCCTTGAGAGTGATGACGTGCTCCAGTACGTTCAGGTCATTACGAGCTCGGCACATGTACTCGCCAAAGTCAGAGACATCGGTCACCTTGATCTGCATCAGACAGAAGTGGCGACCAAAAGCTATAGCAACGAGGTGATCCTGGTATAGAATGAATAAATACGCATTTTTGTTTGGCCCCACCCAACAGTTTATTCATGCAATCAACCAGCACACTCGCTGAAAAATCTCATTCTATCTCGGTGTGAAACATATAAAGTATCTGAACGAACTTTACCCGAGTGAAAGTTTTTGaaagaaaagtttcaaaaaagtgGTAAGAATGATCACACAGCGCTGTTAGTATAGGAGCTGCTACATTCTGTCGTGCGACCAACTTTATGCGCTATAGATGTATTACCATAGCTATCCTGGAAAAGAGCCACAAGACATTAATACCTTAAGGCTCAGGAATCACTGAAATTTAAAAATTTTAAGTGCCAAAAACTTCACAGAAATACGAGGCACGCCGCTGTGGGAGACACCACATTTATGTTGAAAGAAtgaggttctttgacgtgcacctaattATAAGTAGCAGCATGTTTTTTGCATTTAATCCCTATCAAAATGCAGTCGACATCAGCATGAAAAGTTAATAGCAGAATTAGTACAGTTCAACGATTCAGTGAATCAGACACGTAATCCTTTTCGTTACTGCATGAGCTTATGTGGTGTGAAACCTTGTTCCCACAAATGTTGCCCATATTCGCGATGTTGATCAAACAGTAACGGTACCACATTGATATGGTAATAGTACAGCGAAACCCATCCGCATGATGGTAGGCAACTTACCTTGAGAGTGCTCGCGCTCGTGTCACCGACGATCTGTCGTCGCTCATCGGGCTCTAGAAGCTGGTCGTCGCGGAACCAGTTGACACTGGGCTCGGGCACGCCTCTGGCCTCACAGTGCAGCACGGCCATAGCTCCGATGCTTGAGTAGGCAGCATCCTGGATAGGCTGCTTCCACTCTGCTGGGTCTGCAGGCGCACGTCACATGCGCACAGGGACAGAAACAGTTAAGCGAAGCTTGGGGCACAGAAGTGGCACGAAAAGCCTaggaactttctttttttttcacttaaacGACATAGAGAAGGTACTTACCCCATTAATACAACGGCCAAGTCAAGGAAAGTATATACGGGACATGGTTTGTTGTCTTTAAGATAAGAGAgtaattagagaaaaaaaaataaaaggcggGGTTGTTAACCAGACTAGAAAGATGCTACCCCGCACAGAGGAATGTGGTGAGAGAGTTTGAAAgatggaaagagagagagggaagagcACACGCTATGTCACTCTTCCAGTCATGATAAGACCACAAGTCTATAATCACTGCTGCAAGTCTGCTGTCTTTAAAAAGTTGAGCACCGCCTTCATCGCATTTACCCGCAATGACTTTTTAGGACGACATTCCAGAATGACTTCCGACTTCATTGGTCTGCTATCTATGCAAGCTAGCGCGACTGGGAGTGATTTTCTCTGCAAATTGTAGTGAGTACAGTCTCAGGAGATGTGCTGTAGGACCTCCTCGGTACCACAGTTTATTGTGTTTAACTGCAACATAGTAATTATGATGCATGTCGTAAGAATTAAAGTACAGAAAAGCACCCTTTCAGACGACGTGATCTGAACCACAGGATTTCCTAGCTACAATGATTGGTTCCCAGCAATGGAAAGGGGTTCCATCGACTTAGTTTATTTCAGTTTACATCATAATTATTACAGTACAGTTAGAAATAAGAAGGAGTGTCCAGTATGCTTTCGGGCACTCTATACAGCACAAAAACACACAATGAACGGGGATCCAAAATCTAAAtcggagccgacagatggaaacaacgtagtaggataatcagggttaacagtggaagtgcctcagactagctggccgacgtttcgataggattgatggatatgtggtgtttaacgtcccaaaaccaccgtatgactatgagagacgttgtagtggagggctccagaaatttcgaccacctggggttctttaacgtgcccccaaatctgagcacacgggcctacaacatttccgcctccatcagaattgcagccgccgcagccgggattcgaatcgaCGACCTGCGGGGACGTTTCGATAGGAAGAgctatctttttcaaaggcgccATGTCAGCCTTGGCGggttagttttaaaggggttagtGATGACATCATCTCCTGGTGTTGGCGCGTGTCCCTCTCAAGGACACATTCCATCCTGTGGACACGCTCCACGAACAGGGACATGGGTGTCGCTGTTAGGGACACACACCAACACACGGACCCGTGCCAacaacagggacacatgccaccaccaggaAAGGTTGTCACCactaacccctttaaaactaTCACGCCATGGATGACATGGTGCCTTTGAAAAGGATAGGTCCTCCTATTTAAACaacggccagccagtctgaggcacttccacagTTAACCCTGATTATCTCACTTCAATGAACGGAAGAAACGCGATTACGAGCCCTGAAATGTGACAAGCGTTTCTGCCCCTTCCATCCTCTGTGTGTTTTTACGCTGTAGTAGGACGCCATAATTAGGTACCAATACACCCAACTCGACACTTCAATCCAGTGTGCTCTCCTTAGCTTCATTGTATCAAGGAATTTTTCGGTTGAATCTGACAAGAAAAGAAGCCCTTCGAAAAAATTTCCCTTCATTCATATCTACAACAGGCCCTGTTGATTTCACTAGCTGGTGCACTGTTGAGCACAACAGGAAGGAGCGAAAAAACGCTAACAGGTAAAGGTATAAGCACAAAAGTATTAGCATCACTCCGTTGTTCTTGAATAAAATTGGAAGTTGGCGCACATTCTGTGCATTGCTCTTCTCTGTGTTTTTTCGTTATTCCCTGCTACACGTAAAAGTACGGAAGGCAATTTTAGCATCAGTAACTCGTATCGGCTACTGCTGAGGCTTCCTGCGCACAAAATTCATTTGTTCtagcattagaaaaaaaaatagtgtctgggggttgaacgtctcaaaaccaccatatgattataagatatGCCGTATGGGAGGGCTCCGAAACTTTCATagacctggggatctttaacctGTACCTAAGTCTAAATACacaggcctcaaacattttcgcctgcattgaacattgcaaaaaaaaggagagagaaaaaaaggacttAGAGTTACATCTACTAAAGGAAATAGAGTTGGATACTTAGAATAGGCAGAACGCACTCCACTTAAGAAGCATTTTAAAGAATATATATATTAATGTAAGAAACTCACCTGACACTTACCCCTAAAAAAAAATGCCTAACTACGGTGTATATAAAACTCATAAAGAATGTTTCTTGGGCCACAGGAATATAAAAAAATTATTCATATGACATCACTGTAAGTGGTACGGCACTTATAGCTACCTTTACTGAATTGAGACTTACTAATTAACAAGTTTACTGAATTTGAATCGCTGCGTGGGTAGAGGCAGTGCAATGGTAAATGCGAACTTACAGTTTACTTGCAGAGTCACCACCATGGACTTGACTGAGGAGAGGTGGGTGGTGGCCAAGAATGCGCTGCATGTGTAGTTGCCCGCATCATGTCGTGACAGGTTGTGGATAACCAATGACTGGTCCTCCATCTTGTATTTCTTGTCTGTGacggagagagagaggaaacagcAAAAACAGAGTTCAGAACTTGCCTCATCCACTCTCTTGAGAAGCGACACTTGCATTGGCGTACGTGGCCTCATGGATGAAACtatgaaaatgaaataaataatttGTATGCTAAACTCGGTTCTTTATACAGCACATTTCATTGATATGATTCTGCATAATACACTTTCAGGGGTCAAGCTTTTAAAGCTATAAGTTTGTCCTTATACTGTGACTGGTTTCGTGACCGCCTAGTTTATAGATGACTCAGCAGATGGCGCTAGTGTGAGAGACagagacagatagatggacggaccgacggattcacagtttaccgataaaacccttgGAAGCTTTGCCtcacccatcatcattcactccatgaatatgccgCGACTTCTTTTTTTATCagatacattttctttttttgttcctggCCAACTTCTCTAGGATGTAGAAAGATTCAATGTCATTTTCGCCCAAAACTGAATAATACGACCGCAAAAGTGGACCTTGACTGACATATCTACAAGCCCCACCTTTATTTTTCGCTATACTATAGCTCAAGCCCCGTTCTCACAATTCACAACAGGCACACTGCAGAGCTGCTGTTGTCGCAGCAGCGTCAATGTTGTGGATAACAAATTGCTGCCAGGCTCGAACGTAATGTCCAATGATGAAAAGTAGAATGTGTAGTGTAAATTGACCAGCAGTTTCAAGGTTGCTCAACGAAGGTGTTTTCCTGAAGAAATACGTATATTTTTCCTCTTTGTTAAACATGTCTGGCTAACACATTTTTTGCATAATAGCTCTTATTTTTGCTGTTTGCGTGAAAGACCCATCAGTGAGATTTCACTGTACTGCAGGGCTTGAAGTTTAATGAAATTTGATTACGTGCAAGTTAACATGATGATGACAAAAAAGCAATGCTCGAAGAACGGAGCGATTGCCACCAAGTTGTATCAGAATTGTTTCTGAAATACTAGATGCAAATGAGACCAGGAATGCAAGCAACAGCTGAGTTTGATGTCTACCGAATGAACTCCTTTGCATATATAGTAAAAACAAATGTATTCGATAAGAACATTCATCAGAAAATTAACTCTATAAATATGTTGGTCTGGCAAACACATACTGCGTGTGAACCCCTAATGAGAGTGTTGACATTGATGATGCTCTTCCTTGCGATAGACATAACTGATAGATTTTtttatgttgcatttttttattcactGATGACTAATTGTAGTTACCTATACTGCTACTATAATGTATGTAGCCGATGCAATTGCCTTTAAggtgcatttaacaaacacagaaTATCTTGAAGAAAAAGCTGCTTAGAAAAGTGCAAACAAGATCCTTTTTAAGTGCAGTTGCACGTGTAAACAATGAGAACAACTATATAAACATTAAAATAAAGCACATTATGTTTTGAACTAAATGTCCTGAAGCGGGCTGCCGATCATTgcaggtttcagttttaacaatCCATGATATGAAACTGTAGTCCCAACGTGCTGTGCACTCGTCTTTGGAAACACGGGTGCAGTACAGTTTTGAGAGATAGTAACATAGGTAGCAAGTTCAGAAGCACGCACTGTTGATGATGGATTTTGAGTCCCTGGTCCAAGAGACAACGGGCTTCTGCTCGGCTTGAGCGTTGCACTTGAGCGTGAAGTCTTCACCCTCGGTGCCTTGCTGAAGCTGAGGCGTGCCTTCGAATGTGATCGCCCCTGCACGTTCATAgaataaaaatagaaagaaacaagTGATGAGAGTGCAATACATTCATGTATATGGTTCAAACAATTAGCAGAGCGCATGAATGATGAGTGACTGTCAAATTATTTTCGAAGTAGCCAGAATAGAGCGGTAACGAATATGCTGTAGGGGACATGTTTGTCAGCGTACGAAGCGACAAGCACCCTATATAAAGCCCGTACCTAGTATGCAGGGCATAATATAGACCTAGACCTCGAGGTATATATAGACCATAAACCTCGAGGTATATAGACCTCGACTCCACCCCTTGATCTGTGTTGTGCATGCATCATGCTACCTTAGCGCGCTCTTAACTTTATATCGGGCCACTTTTGATCGCACCATCTCTGTAATCGGCCCAGTGCCCAAGTATAATGTCTATGAGGTTAGTCTCACTTGGAGAGAAAGGAGCCATTCAGCACATTTCTAATGGGGGCCCATACAACTGCATGAGATCATTCACTATATTAGTGCCCCATTTGGTCTTTTAGTGTTCGAGCTCGGGGATATAACAAAAAACCACGAATTGAAGGACTGAGTCACTGTGAAGAAGCTAAAGCTTTGAAAAATATTGGCGTGAGCATTGTTATATTTAGGAACAACTTACGGTAGACGATGAGATTGAAGGATATCTCTTCGCCCTGCGCCGGCGCAGAGCAAGTGTAAGTACCCTTGTCGGACTCCCAGGCCTCTTCCACGACAAGCTTTAGGTCAGACTGGCCGTTTTGAGGTGGCTCAATGTGAATTCTGGAAAAAATAAGTGTCAGAAAAAAGACTGTGCACACTGCGTCCAGCTCTCATTCAGAAACAATAGTTCATTCTCACGACTGGGGGCAAGTAATGCATGTGCGGGATTTCGTTATATGAAAATTTTTACCAGTAGCTATTGTTTGCTTCTGACGAGTCCTCACTACAAATCACTGATCTGTAAAAATACTGGCTTGAGAACTCATCAACCCTTTACGTGCAAGAGACATGTCCAGCGAACACACTTTGAGCGCCTTCTCATTTCACCTGCATGTTGCAGTGCGGTTGCTGACCCGCTGACAATCTGATTTTGGTTGTTACGACTCTGAAGGCGTGTCTTGAAAATATATGCGAGGTTTAATGCCaaacatgattacgagagacaccgtagtcgaggtctccagaaattttgaccacctggagttctttaacgtgcacccgaatctaagcacacgggcctacagtgtttctgccttcatcaaaaatgccgccgccgcagccgggatttgatcctgcgacctgtgtgATGACGTGTCTTGGTTGCTCTGCATGGTTGTCTCATTAGAGCTTGTACTTTGCATCACTATTTTTTTACAATGTTTACGATTTACAATGTTTCAATTAGAACTTGGTTCATTGGTTAAAACTATAAGTAGCTAATAATGAACCAATACTGGTTAGAGAGGACGAGAAAGAATGAGATATAGAGgtaacaaaaaaattttttttttaccctacATGGTAGCGGGTCTGAAGAAGCAAGGACATAGCAAGAAAGAACATGCACAGGATCACAGTCATCTACATTACAGCATAGGACAGTGGTTCTCATTAGGGAGATACGAGGACACCAGGGGGGTCCATTAGTATACATTTAAATAAAAGCTACAGGCACCACGCTGCATCCTGTATTGTGACTCTTCCCTCCGTAGCCCTTCCAACTTTTATCATCTCACTTAAAAAGGTCTCTCATGTATTCTACTAGTGCACAAAGGCCACAAAAAAATTCAAGCCTGGAAACACTGGCACAGGAGTTTACAGAGCTGCCCATGATAAACTCCCTCGTTGAGTTTCGTTGCCCTGTACACCTGTGATGCATTGAAGTAATACATTCGCATGCACTTATGCTGCGATGAATACCGGTTCTGTGAAGAACAAGCAAACTGACGAGCAGATGAGTGCGCGCGTACCGTCCGCTGAGGTCGGTGATGCGGCGGCCATCCGGGCCTGTCCACGTCAGAGACTGCTCATCGGTGCCGGAGCCGCCCATGCACGTCACGAAGAAGTTTTCCCGGGTGAATGTGCTCACTTCGGTCTTGGCCGGCTGAAGGTACAGCTCGCCGCGGCATTCTGCGGGGTAGAGAAAGAAAGTATACGACGGCGTGAGCTATCGCTACCAGACGGGTACCATAAAACATTCTTCATGGCAAAaacgaaaacaacaaaaaaatacagACGCCAACTACAGTGACACGACTGTAATAtcaataatatttatttattcgctTGCGACAGTGGCACCACCTGTAACGCGCCACGAGCTTGCAGTTCCCTTTCGAGCCGGTCACGGTCACAGCCGCCTCTGTACAGTCGTAGCCGTGTGCCGTGCCTCGCATACGGCTCTTTGTGATGGTTCTTCCGCGTTGATTTTCTGAGCAAGACTGGGTGCGCTAACCATCAATATTAGGGCAGAAGAACTGCTGCAAGTCACGCACGAGTTGTAGCGCATTGCACGTCCTTTAATCTTCTTTTCGCGCTGTAGGTTTTCCATGTGTATCTGGCGCTGATATACATAACTGGGTTTATTGAGAACAGGTTGAAATTAAATTCAGTAAACTCGGCATGCAAAATTAGTACCAGTAAGAAATATTTAAATCGCAGCTGCGGTGTCTTGAGCCGCGCGGGAAGGAATAGTTGTCGTGTGTACAAACTATCTCTGTATTTTATAACTGCAGCAATGTCAACAATGTCCATGAAAGTGCTCGCTCAGAACTTCATGACGTTTCACATGCTACCTCTCTTCTGCCTATCCAATGACTTGTGCACGCAGTACGCCGTTCTGAGATGTTTGTCCTCTGCGGCGCAGTTTGCAACCACTGTGTTGAAGTCTTACATGTCTTCATGCGCGTTGCGAATCATGTAGATGATAAAGGCTGTTCTCGAACATGTAAAATACCTCGAATTTCTTGATGGCCCGGATGGTGCTGTGATGTAGAGGTCAAAAAACGCAGTCGCGTCATCACTGTCGAAATTACCGCTCGCCCATTTCTAGCGATGTATTATCTGAACTCAACGCACAGTATCACCTCAAAGCAACGAGAAAGTTCAGCACATTGTCAAGTGTCCTGCAAcaaagcgttttctttttttttttgcaagtaccAGCGGTTCATTTCATAAGGAGCACACGCGACGTGCACGCTGTTGCAGACACTGGCTGCGCTTGAGAACAGACGCGATAATCATGAAATTCGAAGCATTAAGCACTTTCGAGAGGAATGCCCCCACACGTCCTGCACTTTGCATGCGGCGAACAAGCAACACAGTGGCGCTTTGGCGCATCCAATATGGCTCCGAGCGgtcactcgctcgctggattccgtgccgaccggttgtgccctcacgatctccgacgtcagcgtagctctggccgactgggctcgccctacgtcatctcctgacgccgatctccgacgacagcgtatagctctgacttactggacttgctctacgccatctcctgacgccgtcaAGAGCTCTCActagtggtgccccgtcctcggactcctgtgaccatgttttcatctttcctatctctcctatcccctcgatatgtcgtcgcctgctggcttacctcatctctcttgctctctctctgcacctttattcctatccttttaatctctcctcacccccatctcttgtgagctactgctgaggtgtcacaccctgatgcagacagtttcggggctcacttttctcttcttttccttcttatacataaacacccccccacccccacccccgaGCGGGGCGAAAACCGGTTTTTCGCCGCACCCACCCGAAGAGACAAGGAGCTCCGGCGGGGAGAGAAGGTAGCGGCGCAGGTTACAAAAAGGCTGTACTTTTCCGAAGATATAGGTGCTTTGGTTCTAGTCAATTCTGCGTGTGCTGTGTCTTTCTTTTCCGCTAAGCAGTTTAATCATTCTGCGCTGTATACCCGGGAACTGGTAGAGATCGTACAGTTTCACCGGTGTTACTGCGTTCATCCTATTTCGTATTCGTAagggcgcgtttacactagacaAACACGACACCGATTTTGGTCAGCAGACTGCCTTTGTGAGTGCCTTTTGTATTGTCATCCTCATATTTACACTGTAACCACACAAACAGTCCCCCAATGGTCTTTGGGAGACTCCGCCGGcgccttgtcgtgctcacagCCTTTCGTTGGCCAATTCTCAGTCACACTCGAGGCACACATAAAGTTATGCTCCCTGCTCTGCCATTGTCCCTTTTCCGCTACGcggcgcagcccccgccataatccatGGTGACGAGGGACGGGGGCGGTTATACACAAAAGGGAAGCCAAGAAAATACTTCTGTGGGGTGCCCAAGATGCCTATTCAAATGTCTTGGAAGCCTCGGAGTGGGCATTGTTATTTCCCAGAAGAGTTACCCCTTCGTGGTCGTTTGGAACGAAGACATGGGCAAATTGTCGCTCAGCCGCAGATCTCCCGAGGACACGCCGACGAAAGGTCTGCCGATgcgttttgctggtgttttcgATCTGTCTTCATGTTACGCTACGACGGcatgctgtcttttgaggcgtcgTCGTCGGCTTAGTGTGACCAGGGTGTATGGCGACTTCGTCGACGGGCGACTCGTCGCCCGATGGTCTGCGTCTGCCTCGCGTCTTCATCGGGGTGGTGTCAGTGTCGTGTCGCTCTAGTGTAAGCGCACCTTAAGAAACAGACGTCTATTGCCTATACGAGTAAGTTCACAAGACGTATCGAAAAGATGGTGAAACAAAGAGCTAAAGTAGTCACAGAAGTAGTACATAGCTAGGACATTCTCAATAGTTCGCAACAAGAAGTATGAAGACGATAGAGCCCTAAGAATGCTGCattgctcaagaaaaaaaaactgatgccaAAGCAGGGCAGAAGGAGAGACACAGGGAGGTGGTGCGCAATGTAATGTGGCAGGAGAACAAGGAAGAATACACAGTAGAGTCGCCTACGGACAAATATATGCACCACACAATATCCTTCGCCATGCCTTGGGGCGCGGCGAATACGAGAACGTGTTCCTGCAACTGCGTCCGTCCACAATTGTTGCCGTGGCGTTTTCGGAAACAGCCCCTATAGGGCTATTCGCCTTGGCACGCTTTATTTTTCGCCGCTTGCCTCTATGAAGCACAGCTCCGCCCCAtaagcagaaataaaaaaaagaacatttttagCGTGCGAGTCCTACTCCCTGTACTAGTGTCTCGTTCCCGCTTTTGTTCCTGCATATGGTATACGTTTTACTGTCTCCAAGACTCTCGTGGCGCCACTGTCCCCCCACCCccctctctccagtttttttcttttgttcgttACGATCCCGTAGCCTAGAAACGCCCGCGCGTTTCTCCGGAGAGAACTGTTATTACTTATACGCTGTCGCGCGTTACGCTACGCTGAAGTTTAACTGCGCCTGCGACAACAGAAGGaaagaacaaaacgaaaaaaaaggaatcTCGAAGAGACGACGGTATACAGAGAAGCAGTCATTTCCCGAGTGAAAGGAAAGGCCGC is a genomic window containing:
- the LOC142814512 gene encoding neural cell adhesion molecule 1-like, with the translated sequence MDLLQTVLVAFLLVVTECRGELYLQPAKTEVSTFTRENFFVTCMGGSGTDEQSLTWTGPDGRRITDLSGRIHIEPPQNGQSDLKLVVEEAWESDKGTYTCSAPAQGEEISFNLIVYRAITFEGTPQLQQGTEGEDFTLKCNAQAEQKPVVSWTRDSKSIINNKKYKMEDQSLVIHNLSRHDAGNYTCSAFLATTHLSSVKSMVVTLQVNYPAEWKQPIQDAAYSSIGAMAVLHCEARGVPEPSVNWFRDDQLLEPDERRQIVGDTSASTLKIKVTDVSDFGEYMCRARNDLNVLEHVITLKEGEAPKPPRVAVVDSKPSTLVLKIEHPSDEPLQVVGFRIEYKTDKDSSWDSAEHQEYDTGNGMQYVLRNLNHDTSYAIRVSARNAAGYGDFSDEIYHRTKDPQHYTQHNTNAAVGVAQIAPVLASLNCLLLLRL